A single region of the Undibacterium piscinae genome encodes:
- a CDS encoding fatty-acid--CoA ligase, whose amino-acid sequence MSEYQKSPLMGQMMSKPLLISSIIEHADRHFGSNEIVSRRVEGDIHRYNYRECHKRSKKLANAFRQLGIKIGDRIATLAWNGYRHMEAYYAVSGSGAVLHTINPRLHPEQIAYIVNHAEDQYLLFDITFLPIIKAIAGHCTTVKGFVMMCDRSHLPTDSGVDNLLCYEDLIDANSDDFVWPLFDENSASSLCYTSGTTGHPKGALYSHRSTVLHSYASAMPDALNVSARDSVLPVVPMFHVNAWGLPYSAPLSGAKLVFPGPHMDGKSLYELFEQEKVTFSAGVPTIWLGLLTYVAQNNLTFSSFRRTVIGGSACPPSMMKTLRHTYGVEVIHAWGMTEMSPLGTTGTLQAKHMGLTEQQQEAVLLKQGHAVYGVDMKIVNDAGVELPWDGVTYGNLLVKGPWIINSYFKHEGGDVLEDGWFPTGDVATIDIDGYMQITDRSKDVIKSGGEWIGTIDLENVAMSFPGVLQAACISVAHPKWDERPLLLVVKKAGAEISKEELLRFYDGKIAKWWTPDDVVFIDALPLGATGKILKNKLREQFKDYVLPTA is encoded by the coding sequence ATGTCTGAGTATCAAAAGAGCCCGTTAATGGGCCAAATGATGAGCAAACCACTATTAATTTCCAGCATTATCGAACATGCAGACAGGCATTTCGGTAGCAATGAGATCGTTTCGCGCCGGGTCGAAGGTGATATCCATCGCTATAACTACCGTGAGTGCCATAAAAGATCCAAAAAACTGGCGAATGCTTTCCGTCAACTCGGCATAAAAATTGGTGACAGAATAGCCACGCTGGCCTGGAATGGCTATCGCCACATGGAAGCCTACTATGCGGTGTCCGGTTCTGGTGCGGTATTGCACACCATTAATCCGCGCCTGCATCCCGAGCAAATTGCCTATATCGTCAATCATGCGGAAGACCAATACCTACTGTTTGATATCACATTTTTGCCTATCATTAAAGCCATCGCCGGCCATTGCACTACCGTTAAAGGCTTTGTGATGATGTGCGACCGCAGTCATCTGCCTACCGACAGTGGTGTCGATAATCTACTTTGCTATGAAGACCTGATTGATGCCAATTCGGACGATTTTGTCTGGCCGCTCTTTGATGAGAACTCGGCTTCGAGCCTGTGCTACACCTCCGGCACTACCGGACATCCGAAAGGCGCACTGTATTCACATCGTTCGACCGTGTTGCACTCGTATGCGTCGGCGATGCCTGATGCGCTGAATGTTTCCGCCCGCGACTCGGTCTTGCCTGTAGTGCCGATGTTCCATGTCAACGCATGGGGTTTGCCTTATTCGGCGCCCCTCAGTGGTGCGAAATTGGTTTTCCCTGGTCCGCACATGGATGGGAAATCACTGTATGAATTGTTTGAGCAGGAAAAAGTGACATTTTCGGCCGGCGTTCCGACCATCTGGCTGGGTTTGCTTACCTATGTGGCTCAGAATAATCTGACATTTAGCAGCTTCAGGCGCACCGTAATCGGTGGTTCGGCTTGCCCGCCGTCGATGATGAAAACGCTGCGCCATACCTATGGCGTGGAAGTCATACACGCATGGGGCATGACCGAGATGTCGCCCTTAGGTACCACCGGCACTTTGCAGGCGAAACATATGGGTTTGACTGAGCAGCAGCAGGAAGCGGTGTTGTTAAAGCAAGGTCATGCGGTGTATGGCGTAGACATGAAAATTGTCAATGATGCCGGGGTCGAGCTTCCATGGGACGGTGTGACCTATGGCAATTTACTGGTCAAGGGACCTTGGATTATCAATAGCTATTTTAAGCATGAGGGCGGCGATGTCTTGGAGGATGGCTGGTTCCCGACCGGTGATGTGGCGACCATAGATATCGATGGCTACATGCAGATCACCGACCGCAGCAAAGACGTGATTAAGTCAGGTGGCGAGTGGATAGGTACTATCGATCTTGAGAATGTCGCGATGTCCTTCCCTGGCGTTTTGCAGGCTGCCTGCATCAGCGTGGCTCATCCAAAATGGGATGAAAGGCCACTATTGCTAGTGGTAAAAAAGGCCGGTGCTGAGATAAGCAAGGAAGAATTGTTACGGTTCTATGATGGTAAGATCGCCAAATGGTGGACGCCAGACGATGTGGTGTTTATCGACGCCTTACCTCTGGGCGCGACCGGCAAGATTCTGAAGAATAAATTGCGCGAGCAATTTAAGGATTATGTGCTTCCTACCGCCTGA